A window of Ipomoea triloba cultivar NCNSP0323 chromosome 2, ASM357664v1 contains these coding sequences:
- the LOC116004149 gene encoding bidirectional sugar transporter SWEET7b-like: MRKALLFRTILGIIGNITSGALFISPAPTVYRIMKKKSVEGFHPWPYHAALMNCFMWVFYAMPFVHPHSILVMTINTLGIALELSYLAVFFYFSNAKTRGKMVLLLLIQLLALAGIVAATLMGAHTTQKRSTIVGSLSVVFGIILYASPLSIMRTVIKSKSAEFLPGWLIASGFTNGIIWAAYACIRFDIFVFVSNGVGALLSFIQIILKIIYRNGPKPEQPKPSEV, translated from the exons ATGAGGAAAGCGCTTCTCTTCCGCACCATCCTCGGCATCATTG GAAACATCACCTCCGGCGCTCTGTTCATTTCACCAGC GCCAACTGTTTACAGAATTATGAAGAAGAAATCAGTGGAGGGGTTCCATCCATGGCCATACCATGCGGCACTGATGAACTGCTTCATGTGGGTGTTCTATGCCATGCCATTCGTCCATCCTCACAGCATTCTCGTCATGACCATCAACACTCTCGGCATCGCCTTGGAGCTCTCCTATCTCGCCGTCTTTTTCTACTTCAGCAATGCCAAAACTCGG GGGAAAATGGTGTTGTTGCTCCTCATTCAACTGCTTGCTCTTGCTGGGATAGTTGCTGCAACTCTCATGGGTGCGCACACCACCCAAAAGAGAAGCACAATTGTGGGATCACTGTCTGTTGTCTTCGGCATCATTTTGTACGCCTCGCCTCTCTCCATCATG AGGACAGTGATCAAAAGCAAGAGCGCGGAGTTCTTGCCGGGTTGGCTCATCGCTTCTGGCTTCACTAATGGAATCATCTGGGCAGCCTATGCTTGCATTAGATTCGACATCTTTGTCTTC gtCAGCAATGGGGTTGGAGCGCTGTTGTCTTTCATCCAGATTATCCTCAAGATAATTTACCGCAACGGTCCAAAGCCGGAACAACCCAAGCCATCCGAGGTGTAG